One Paenibacillus crassostreae DNA segment encodes these proteins:
- a CDS encoding HAD family hydrolase, which yields MNTRQQILFDLDDTLIHCNKYFGMVLDQFDQLIRNWFNDDEITSEEILQKQLEIDIASVHHVGFKSGNFPQSLIQTYRYFCQKFQRLIYPQEEDQLLLLGNSVYELEVEPYPGMIETLESLKSDGHQLHLYTGGESAIQQRKIDQMKLNMYFDERIYIREHKNTDSLEQILRNGRFDRSSTWMIGNSLRTDVLPALTAGICSIYIQISNEWEYNIVELNQTPEQILYTATSIHEVPELIEHKIEHELKQRTLD from the coding sequence TTGAACACACGTCAACAAATTCTTTTCGACTTGGATGATACACTCATTCACTGCAATAAATATTTTGGGATGGTTCTCGATCAATTTGATCAATTGATACGAAACTGGTTCAATGATGATGAAATAACAAGCGAAGAAATTCTACAGAAACAATTGGAGATCGACATCGCCTCCGTTCATCATGTAGGATTCAAAAGCGGTAACTTTCCTCAATCCCTCATCCAAACGTACCGTTACTTTTGTCAAAAGTTCCAACGCCTAATCTACCCACAAGAAGAGGATCAACTTCTGCTGCTGGGTAATAGTGTATACGAGCTTGAAGTCGAGCCTTATCCTGGTATGATCGAGACACTTGAATCCCTGAAGAGCGATGGACATCAACTTCACCTTTATACTGGAGGAGAAAGTGCCATCCAGCAGCGAAAAATCGATCAGATGAAATTGAATATGTATTTTGATGAACGCATATACATTCGAGAACATAAAAATACAGATAGTCTTGAACAGATTTTACGAAATGGTAGATTTGATCGATCATCCACATGGATGATCGGCAATTCACTTAGAACCGATGTCTTACCAGCGCTAACTGCAGGAATATGCAGTATCTATATCCAGATTTCTAACGAATGGGAATATAATATAGTTGAATTGAATCAAACTCCTGAGCAGATTTTATACACGGCCACATCCATTCATGAAGTTCCCGAGCTTATTGAACATAAAATAGAACATGAACTAAAACAACGGACCCTAGATTAG